The following are encoded together in the Pedobacter steynii genome:
- a CDS encoding sodium-translocating pyrophosphatase, producing MEFLQNNLIYFIPVLGLIGIIVMAIKSAWVNKQDAGDANMQELAGYIADGAMAFLKAEWKVLSIFVVFTAALLAYSGTVHEVNGVELHSSWIIAVAFVIGAVFSATAGYIGMKAATKANVRTTQAARTSLSKALKVSFTGGTVMGLGVAGLAILGLGGLFIVFLQIFNVVSANSTEMKTAIEVLTGFSLGAESIALFARVGGGIYTKAADVGADLVGKVEAGIPEDDVRNPATIADNVGDNVGDVAGMGADLFGSYVATILATMVLGQEIVIDKGTNGIPLDQLNGFSPVLLPMVICGLGILFSIVGTWFVRIKGEDSNVQTALNLGNWSSIVLTALASYVIVMFMLPPHLHLRGVDFTSLDVFFAIIVGLIVGTLMSIITEYYTAMGKGPVNSIIQQSGTGHATNIIGGLSVGMKSTVAPILVLSGGIIISYSFAGLYGVAIAAAGMMATTAMQLAIDAFGPIADNAGGIAEMSQLPPEVRERTDNLDAVGNTTAATGKGFAIASAALTSLALFAAFVGVAGIDAIDIYKAPVLAGLFVGAMIPFIFSALCIAAVGKAAMDMVQEVRRQFREIPGIMEYKAKPEYEKCVAISTKASIREMMLPGAIALLVPIIVGFGLKGVFPLVSSAEILGGLLAGVTVSGVLMGIFQSNAGGAWDNAKKSFEKGVEINGEMFYKKSEPHKASVTGDTVGDPFKDTSGPSMNILIKLMSIVSLVIAPYIAVGVITETKQEIKKEIRVIKSVDSLGKETIDTVKNTIDTLTIKP from the coding sequence ATGGAGTTTTTACAAAACAATCTAATCTATTTTATTCCCGTCCTGGGACTAATTGGCATTATTGTAATGGCGATTAAGAGTGCATGGGTGAACAAACAGGATGCCGGAGATGCAAATATGCAGGAGCTGGCGGGCTATATTGCCGATGGAGCAATGGCCTTTTTAAAAGCTGAATGGAAAGTATTGAGCATATTCGTGGTGTTCACCGCGGCTTTACTCGCTTATTCAGGAACAGTTCATGAGGTAAACGGAGTGGAATTACACTCCAGCTGGATCATCGCTGTGGCTTTCGTTATTGGCGCAGTATTTTCTGCTACTGCAGGATATATCGGGATGAAAGCGGCTACAAAAGCCAACGTCCGCACCACTCAAGCCGCAAGAACCAGTCTGTCTAAAGCACTAAAAGTTTCCTTCACAGGAGGAACAGTAATGGGATTAGGTGTTGCTGGACTCGCAATATTGGGATTAGGAGGTTTGTTTATTGTTTTCCTGCAGATATTTAATGTAGTCAGTGCAAACAGCACAGAAATGAAAACTGCAATAGAAGTATTAACCGGATTCTCTCTGGGTGCAGAATCTATTGCCTTATTTGCCCGTGTGGGTGGCGGTATATATACCAAAGCTGCCGATGTAGGTGCCGATTTAGTGGGTAAAGTAGAAGCTGGAATTCCGGAAGATGATGTTAGAAACCCTGCAACAATCGCCGATAATGTAGGTGACAATGTGGGTGATGTGGCTGGAATGGGAGCCGATTTATTCGGTTCGTATGTTGCCACAATCCTGGCAACCATGGTATTGGGACAAGAGATTGTAATAGATAAAGGTACAAATGGAATACCCCTGGATCAGCTCAATGGATTCTCGCCGGTATTATTACCCATGGTGATCTGCGGACTGGGAATTTTATTTTCTATTGTAGGAACCTGGTTTGTCCGAATTAAAGGAGAAGATTCTAATGTACAGACGGCCCTGAATTTAGGAAACTGGAGTTCTATTGTACTTACCGCTCTGGCTTCTTATGTAATTGTGATGTTTATGCTCCCACCTCACCTGCACCTACGTGGAGTTGACTTTACCAGCCTGGATGTATTTTTTGCCATCATTGTAGGCTTGATCGTAGGGACTTTAATGAGTATCATCACTGAATATTATACCGCCATGGGTAAGGGTCCGGTAAATTCGATTATTCAGCAATCCGGAACGGGTCATGCTACCAATATTATCGGTGGCTTATCTGTAGGAATGAAATCTACTGTTGCCCCGATCCTGGTACTTTCCGGAGGAATTATTATTTCCTATTCATTTGCCGGTTTATACGGAGTAGCCATTGCTGCCGCAGGGATGATGGCCACAACAGCCATGCAGCTTGCTATCGATGCCTTCGGTCCTATTGCAGATAATGCAGGTGGAATTGCAGAAATGAGCCAGCTTCCACCGGAAGTTCGGGAACGTACAGATAATTTGGATGCAGTAGGAAACACCACGGCAGCTACAGGTAAAGGCTTTGCTATTGCTTCCGCTGCTTTAACCTCACTGGCGCTATTTGCAGCCTTTGTTGGGGTAGCAGGGATTGATGCCATAGATATTTATAAAGCTCCTGTTTTGGCCGGTTTATTTGTCGGCGCAATGATTCCTTTTATTTTCTCGGCCTTATGTATTGCCGCTGTAGGTAAGGCGGCAATGGACATGGTTCAGGAAGTTCGCCGTCAGTTCCGTGAGATTCCAGGGATTATGGAATATAAAGCAAAACCGGAATATGAAAAATGTGTGGCCATATCTACCAAAGCCTCTATCCGCGAAATGATGCTTCCGGGTGCAATTGCCTTATTGGTACCGATCATTGTTGGATTTGGTCTGAAAGGGGTCTTCCCTTTGGTAAGTTCTGCGGAGATACTTGGAGGCCTTTTGGCGGGGGTTACAGTATCCGGTGTACTGATGGGGATTTTCCAGAGTAACGCGGGCGGTGCATGGGACAATGCAAAAAAATCATTTGAAAAAGGAGTAGAAATTAATGGGGAGATGTTCTATAAAAAATCTGAGCCACATAAAGCTTCAGTAACCGGAGATACCGTAGGAGATCCATTCAAAGATACTTCCGGTCCATCCATGAATATCCTGATCAAACTAATGTCTATTGTATCCCTGGTGATCGCACCCTACATTGCCGTTGGAGTGATTACAGAAACAAAACAGGAAATCAAGAAAGAGATCCGGGTGATCAAATCGGTCGATTCACTGGGTAAAGAAACGATCGATACAGTAAAAAATACCATCGACACCTTGACCATCAAGCCATAA
- a CDS encoding APC family permease encodes MEKENQDGSFKRELGLLDGTMLVVGSMIGSGIFIVSADITRQVGSAGWLILIWIITGLVTVIAAVSYGELSAMFPKAGGQYVYLKESYNKLIAFLYGWSFFAVIQTGTIAAVGVAFSKFAAYLYEPLSETNVLWQMQIGTDAAGVPEFFSLSAAQIVSILTIILLSYINSRGVKDSKTLQTFLTIIKILSLFGLIVFGFTLGAKAEIWNANWADAWSTRSFNVESGSWMTVGGSVLFAAVSASLVGSLFSSDAWNGVTFIAGEIKKPERNVGLSLFLGTFIVSVIYILANLMYIAVIPLNDIATAKSDRVAVVAAQHIFGNSGTIIIAIMIMISTFACNNGLIMAGARVYYTMAKDGLFFKKAANLNKASVPAWALWIQCFWASALCLTGKYGALLDFVMIIVMIFYILTIFGIFILRRKMPNAERPYKAFGYPVLPLLYIIFAAVFCVSLLITRISTCGWGVVIMLAGIPVYYLTKQKEPDSVSPN; translated from the coding sequence ATGGAAAAAGAAAATCAAGATGGCTCTTTCAAAAGAGAACTTGGGTTATTAGATGGTACAATGCTGGTCGTAGGTTCTATGATCGGTTCGGGAATTTTTATCGTTAGTGCCGATATCACCCGACAGGTAGGTTCGGCCGGCTGGCTGATCCTGATCTGGATCATTACCGGACTGGTTACCGTGATTGCTGCGGTGAGTTATGGGGAGCTTAGTGCCATGTTTCCCAAAGCAGGTGGCCAGTATGTATACCTGAAGGAATCTTACAATAAACTGATTGCTTTTCTCTATGGCTGGAGCTTTTTCGCCGTCATCCAAACCGGTACCATTGCAGCGGTAGGGGTGGCTTTCTCTAAATTTGCTGCCTATCTGTATGAACCGCTAAGTGAAACAAATGTGCTCTGGCAGATGCAGATCGGAACAGATGCTGCAGGGGTGCCCGAGTTTTTCTCCTTAAGTGCTGCACAAATTGTATCCATACTGACCATTATTCTCTTAAGTTATATCAATAGTCGTGGGGTAAAGGACAGTAAAACGCTACAAACTTTTCTGACCATTATCAAAATATTATCCCTGTTCGGACTGATTGTATTTGGCTTTACTTTAGGTGCCAAAGCAGAAATATGGAATGCCAACTGGGCAGATGCCTGGAGTACCAGATCTTTCAATGTAGAAAGCGGATCCTGGATGACCGTTGGAGGTTCTGTTCTTTTCGCTGCTGTTTCTGCATCCCTTGTGGGTTCTTTATTTTCAAGCGATGCCTGGAATGGGGTGACTTTCATTGCCGGTGAAATCAAGAAACCGGAGCGTAATGTTGGGCTAAGCCTTTTTCTGGGAACTTTCATTGTGAGTGTAATTTACATTTTGGCTAACCTGATGTATATCGCTGTAATCCCTTTAAATGATATTGCTACCGCGAAATCAGACCGTGTTGCGGTGGTTGCTGCCCAGCATATCTTTGGAAATTCGGGTACGATTATTATCGCGATAATGATCATGATCTCCACTTTTGCCTGTAACAATGGATTGATTATGGCTGGTGCACGGGTTTATTATACTATGGCCAAGGACGGTCTTTTTTTTAAGAAAGCGGCCAATTTAAATAAAGCCAGTGTGCCGGCGTGGGCCTTGTGGATTCAATGTTTCTGGGCATCTGCATTGTGCCTTACTGGTAAATATGGTGCATTACTGGATTTTGTGATGATCATTGTAATGATATTTTATATCCTGACGATTTTTGGAATCTTTATTCTAAGAAGGAAAATGCCAAATGCAGAACGTCCTTATAAAGCTTTTGGATATCCGGTTTTACCCCTGTTATACATCATCTTTGCCGCTGTGTTCTGTGTTTCTCTGCTGATCACCAGAATCAGCACCTGCGGTTGGGGAGTGGTAATTATGCTGGCCGGAATCCCTGTTTATTATCTGACGAAACAAAAGGAACCTGATTCTGTTTCACCAAATTAG
- a CDS encoding helix-turn-helix domain-containing protein: MEEDVILKISYRIKEIRKERGITIQELADRAGVSKGLISQIENNRTVPSLMVLIDIIKSLDVDLNQFFKDISASSNKAPVVVKRKAEYESFEKEQALGFLYQRILTKSIKNSTVDIVLLELEPDATRPMVTTEAFEYKYILAGNIKYIFDDQEIELSGGDSLLFDGRLSHTPRNIGKDKAIMLIIYFFEESRA, translated from the coding sequence ATGGAAGAGGATGTAATCCTGAAAATCAGTTACCGGATAAAAGAAATAAGAAAAGAAAGAGGCATCACCATTCAGGAATTGGCAGATCGGGCAGGAGTTAGTAAAGGCCTGATCTCGCAAATTGAAAATAACCGGACAGTTCCATCTTTAATGGTGTTGATTGACATCATTAAATCATTGGATGTAGACCTGAACCAGTTCTTTAAAGATATTTCTGCGAGTTCAAATAAGGCCCCGGTGGTGGTAAAAAGGAAAGCAGAATACGAATCTTTTGAAAAGGAGCAGGCTTTAGGCTTTCTGTATCAAAGGATCCTGACCAAATCAATAAAGAACTCTACTGTTGATATTGTATTGCTGGAACTGGAGCCGGATGCGACGCGTCCAATGGTGACTACCGAGGCATTTGAGTATAAATATATACTGGCTGGAAATATCAAATACATTTTCGACGATCAGGAGATAGAATTGTCTGGCGGAGATTCACTTTTATTTGACGGACGTCTGTCTCATACACCAAGGAACATCGGAAAAGATAAAGCAATCATGCTGATCATTTATTTCTTCGAAGAAAGCAGGGCTTAA